The Oncorhynchus gorbuscha isolate QuinsamMale2020 ecotype Even-year linkage group LG04, OgorEven_v1.0, whole genome shotgun sequence genome includes the window CCAACCGTCTGGCCAAACTCCCGGTGGACCTGAGTCAATGCCACAGCCTCAGCTACCTCAACCTGTCCAATAACTGCCTGAAGGACATCCAGGCACTGGTGAGGCTACCTAAACTCAAGGAGCTGTTTGTAGAACGGAATAGCCTGACCGAACTTCCAGCCCAGCTGTTCCAGAAGGGGAACTCGGAGCTGACCCTGTTCAAGGCCACAGGGAACCCGCTGAGGACCCCCCCAGAGGAGGTGTGTGACGGAGGAGTGAGGGACATTCAGAGCTACTTCACCATGATGGAGGAGGAAGGCCCTGACACGCACACCACAGCCTGGACAGTCAAGACCATGTTCCTGGGCTCCTCCATGGCTGGAAAGTCCACGCTGTGTCGTAGCCTGAAGCAGGGGGGGCCTGTGAAGGTAGATGAGGAGGACAGAACGGAGGGGATAGAGATCAGTGAGATGGATATGGAGGGGATCCGGTTCCTATTCTGGGACTTCGCAGGGCAGGAAGAATACTACCTGACGCATCATGTCTTCATCACCCCCAGAGCCCTCGTTATCCTCGCTGTTGATTTGGCCAGGTAAACATGTCAGTTGATGGAGATCACTGTGCACACGTGTTAATTTGTGGGAAACTGACATTTGTCATTTATCAGTCTTTTGCAGTCTTCTAATATTTTCATCAACAGGTCGTTTCGAAGATCACTAATGTTTTattgatagtacagtatattgatGAATATACTGTAGTTTGTTGGTTTTACTGACTTGGGCATGACCTTGCCTTACATATCAAAATGCATCTTTGTAATGTCTCAGGTACAACATGGAAGACCCCCAGTCTTACAAAGAGAAGGTGTGTTTCTGGATCAATAACATCCAGCTTCGCGTCCCTGCCTCTGTGGTCTTACTGGTGGGAACTCATTGTGACCAGTGTCAAGACCAAGATGAGGTGATGGAGAAGAAGAGACACATCGAGGAGAATGTTCGAGTCATGCTCAAAGAAAGGAAGGAGGTTTTACAACTACAGCAGGAGAACCTGAAGGGAAATACagacccctctctgttttctgaaCAGATGAGCGAACTTGACCGGCTTATGGAGTATCATTTACAGGTATTGTGTCCTAATGTCAGTGTTGTAAAGAGTGTTTGCTCTTTGAAATGGCCTAACATTTGATCTGCAAGTATATGAATAGGTTTCTAATGTGTTTGCAGGTCCTGGAACTTGTACCTATTGACTGCACTATGCATGAGGACATTGTCAAGCTCAAGGAGCACATTGTGAGGCATATCTTAACAAAGGATACATTCCCATGTGCTGAAAGGACCCTGCCCAAAAGCTACAAAGAAGTTGAGTCAGTCATTCATGTTCTAGTGGAACAAAACCAAATACCTCAACACGGTAAGttattttaaaaaaacatttaaatcccTTGTTAATTGCTTTTGAATTGTAATTTTATAATTGACTTTCTCAAGTTACTGAATTGAAATGAAATCAACTTCAACCCTGTTAATTGCATTTTTTATAATTATATTATCAATACTGACATATGTCCATGTTAGGACAGTCAAATTGTGCTTGTCCTAATAGCGACACAATGAGGTAGGTACCGCATTATAACTAGGTCACATTACTCTAATCAGACGTCTCTTTTCCTCAACACCAGGAATAGTTTCTTTTGATGACCTTCTGAGTGACCTCATTCTGCACCTTGAGTTGGGCGAGGAGAACGTCCACTCCATCCTACGCTACCTCCATCGTATCGGCATCATCGTGTGGTACGAGGAGATCCCTGCTCTGAAGGATAGGGTGTTCGTTCAGCCATCTTTTCTCATCTCACTCTTCAAGGTGAGACCTGAGGGTGACGGAAGGAAAACCTCTAAATTAGTGATCAACGATACTTGGTCCAGGAGAGCTACAGGGGTACGGAGGCTTTTTGCCCAGTATTTGACAAATCCATACTCtcaattagttgaatcaggtactTTTGTGCTGGGCTAGAGCAATACCTGGTATTTCCTGTCCCTGTCGCACTCCAGGATtaggttaagtgtgctttgagtACATTGgcatgcgaaagtattcaccccccttggcatttttcctattttgttgtcttacaaccTGAAATTAAAAATGGATTTCTGGGAGGtttgtgttatgctggtgaatgaggacccaaaagtgactttaacagaaacagagtctttattccagtcttaaacaaaaacgataatcctggatattatcttaggtaaatacaaaacaggaaaactgaaatccactcgtcagtagagaggaacgactggagacgcgaccacagactgcaggtcgcttcgggaaggcacaggccgtagctgacatagacacctgctcacacgcagcatctgaagaaggcaaaaacacgacagggcggaacaaggacacagaacagcaaacatcaaacaaggatccgacaaggacagaagcggaaaacagagggagaaatagggactctaatcagagggcaaaataggggacaggtgtgaaagagtaaatgaggtagttaggagaatgaggaacagctgggagcaggaacggaacgatagagagagagagcgagagagggagagagggagggggagagagagggatagaaagagggaaagaacctaataagaccagcagagggaaacgaatagaagggaagcacagggacaagacatgataatcaatgacaaaacatgacagtttgtatcatttgatttacacaacatgcctaccactttgaagatgcaagatatttttattgtgaaacaaacaacaaaataagcgtgcataactattcaccccccaaagtcaatactttgtagaaccaccttttgcagcaattacagctgtaagtctcttgggttatgtctctataagcttggcacatctagccactgggatgtttgcccattcttcaaggcaaaacctttcctcctccttcaagttggatgggttccgctggtgtacagaaatctttaagtcataccacaaattctcaattggaatcaggtctgggctttgactaggccattccaagacatttaaatgtttccccttaaatcactcgagtgttgctttagcagaatgcttagggtcattgtactgctgtaaggtgaacctccgtctgtctcaaatctctggacgactgaaacaggtttctctcaagaatttccctgtatttagcgccatccatcattcaaGACATAGCGTTTcgcttgatggccaaaaagctcaattgtagtctcatctgaccaaagtaccttcttccatatgtttggaagTCTCTCacgtgccttttggcgaacaacAAACatgcttttttttgggggggggcactctttcgtaaagcccagctctgtggagtgtacggcttaaagtggtcctatggactaATAaatccaatctccgctgtggagctttgcagctccttcagggttgtctttggtctctttgttgcctctctgattaataccctccttgcctggtccgtgagttttagTGGGCGGCCCTcttttggcaggtttgttgtggtgccatgttcttttcattttttaaataacgGATTtgatggtgctctgtgggatgtccAAAGTATCTGATATTATTTTATAACCCAACCTTGATCTGtgcttctgttatgcaggtgaatgaggacccaaaagcgacttggcgaaaacagagtctttaatccagtttaaggaaatagcaatactcctagacaaatcggagcggtaaataaagcataagaaacaatttcactcgtaaccacgagaactgactggagactcgataatgaactgcaggttgcctcgggaaggcacttgaccgtagcagactcagacacctgctcaccacgcagcatctgagggaaacacgacacgacagggcgatacaaagacacagcacggtgaacaatatacaaggatccgacagggcagaaacggaaaacaaggggagaaatagggactctaatcaggggaaaagatagggaacaggtgtgggaagactaaatgattgattaggggaataggaacagctgggagcaggaacggaacgatagagagaagagagagagagagggagagagaaaaaggggaacgaacctaaaaagaccagcagggggaaaacgaacagaaggaaaagcaaaatgacaagacaatataagacaaaacatgacagcttctcctcaactttgtccctgacttgTTTGGCGATCTCCTTGGTCTTTAttgtgctgcttgcttggtggtgttgcagactctggggcctttcttttactgagatcatgtgacagattatCTGACACAgatattgcacacaggtggactttatttaactaactatgtgacttctgaaggtaattggttgcaccatatcctatttaggggcttcatagcaaagggggtgaatacatatgcacggaCCACTTTTCCGTATTTCATTTTCTTTCATTTACttaaccaatttggactattttgtgtatgtccattacatgaaatcaaaataaaaatctatttaaatgacaggttgtaatgcaacaaaatagggaaaaaggggggtgaatacttttgcaagacacTGTAGGTGGCACAATTAAGTCGCAAAGTGAACATGCTGTAATCTATTTGAATTACAGTGTATTTAAAGTCTTCTCCAGTACGGAGTCCATATCAGGACAACATCATATGTCCATGAAAGTTGAGCCAGAGTCACTCTGACTGCTGTCTTAATATGGACACCGTACTCCTATTACCAATGTCTCTCCTTTCTACTAACCCAGACCATCGTGAGGCACGACCTGGTCAAGCAGATGGAGGCCATCCCCAGAGACGAGCTGCGGAAAGAGGGCAACCTATTGGTCCACCGGGGCACGTGGGTGGATGACTTCAAGGAGAAGGGCACCCTGCACAACGCGGCCACACGGATCCTGGTACGCCGAGAACTGAGGCGGCTGCGACTGGACGATGAAGatctggtggaggaggtggtggggagTAGGACTAAGGAGGGGACGCTACTTAGCCTCCTGCAGCACTTTGAGGTCTGTCTCCCGGCTAAGGTGGGTAGTCCCCTGAACCCGGCGGCACCGGAGTTCAAACCCGGGGAGAAGCAGTGGAAGTCATCCAACTTGGCCAGGGGTCATCTGGACGGAGCATGTCTCTTCCCCAGCTACCTGCAGGACAATCAAATGGTGGTGCAGATGTGGGGAGAAGACAAGCTGGACGATATAAATGTCTGTGTTTACTTTCTACCTGAGATCCCTCATGGCTTCTTCCACAGGTAGCATTGGAATCTAGTCTACCATTTCATTGCCCTGATGTTTCACCTTAATTGTCACAAATGTTCCTAAAGAAATATTTATGTGCAGTTTATATGGTTTTACAAGTAAACTATTGATAGATAAAATATGTGGTTATTTACgacatttatttgtatttcagGCTGATCATCAAGACGTGCTCCCTGTACCCGACTCACTGGATAGGGAAGGACCACTGTCTGCTCAGCTCTGGAGACAAACTGGTGCTGATGAGAGAGAACAATAAAGATGGAGACAATGAAGATGGAGATCAACACATACAGATTCGCTGCAAGAGACCTGAGACCAGCGGTACAGTATGCTATTCCTCTATTTCATCTGGAGAGGCAAATTAATGAGAATATGGGGTAAATTCAGTCAGTCAGCATAGTAAGAAAAGTGCTCATAAGGACCAGCTGATCACCTTTAGTTTAAATAAGGTCACATAGTTGGTGTTCAGAAAAGACGTTTTCAAACATTCAAAACATGAAACTGAAAAAAAAGTATTTGAAGGGCGACTGCGCTTcctgatttggccttgtttttaATCCATGCCTATTAAGAAATGGCTGAAGGCAAATAAGAGTTTTCTTGGGGCGTGGTTTGATGTGAGTGTGCAGTTGAGAAGTTGACGACTTCTCCTTTCCCGACTGACTCGTCATCTCAAGATAGTCAGCTAATTCAGTTCTATGTGTAGGTTAAAGCCTGCGCTTACCTTGTGTTTACCCATAGCTGggctgggctcccgagtggcacagcggtctaaggcactgtatctcagtgcaagaggtgttactacagtccctggttcgaatacaggctgtatcacatctggctgtgattgggagtcccaaagggcggcgcacaattggcccagcatcgtccgggtttggccggggtaggctgtcattgtaaataataatttgttcttaactgacttgccaagttaaagaaaggttcaattaaaaaaaaaaaaaagctgtgGCCAGCTACCTAGCATAGCTTGGTGATAGCTGCAGCTGGCTATCCTATCTAGCTGATATTTCTCTGTCAAATCAGTTATGGCAAGCGCCAGTGTCTGAAATGTGTTTCATAAGAGACCCGCTCTACAACGCCTTGCTACGAAAGAAGCTTGCAACTTAATGTCGACGTTTCATCACATCATGTGAATATATGTTACATTGGAAACGATAGCAACTACTGCGAGTTGAATGCCCGCGGTCTTCAGTCAGTTCAGCTGTCCTACAACACACTATTCTATAACTGCCTAGTTTTGTCTATTCTATTCTTATGTCCACTGTCAGGTTTTTCCCGGGATACAAATCCCAGAACTAATACCCCTACAGGTGTTGGTTACATGTGGACATTGCACAAACATCACCCTGCTTGAGTGTACATGCAgtacatcaacaacaaaaatcGATGGATGTGTTCCTGTTAAAGAAAGACAAAACATTTTCTGCTGTAAATATCATATTGATGTTCTTATAAAGACAAGTTTGCCTACACTTTACCTAACAAATCAAAGTCAGGTGTGTTTAGAGTACAACATCAGCTGTGTAAGCAGAACTAGAATGGCATTTCTATGTTCTATTTCCCAAAATGTAAGGTTTGGCTGTCTAACACAGTAACATGCACaactctctgggtgaggttctgtcttcaATTCTCCAGGGAATGATGAAGACCCTTCCATTCATGCAATGTATTACAGGTTATGGATATGTGCAGTCGGCAGGGTTGGGCAGTAAAGGATTAAAATATAAaggattaaaaataataataatggtcactgtaatccgttacattaccagcaaaaatattgtaatccgattacagatacttttgaaaaactaggtgattacttcgaggattacttttaaattcagaaaggatgtttgctaTACAAAatctttgacacttctctgtttttCTCAATGACGTTCAAATCAACATTGAAAAAAGgagcaagtttaagtttgttccacctgagcgtgTCTGACCACAGGTCAGAGACCAtcatgatgacacaccaaatgtgtttgatggatcgcgggaaaagagcaggaataggttattgtaggctacagtccaagttatttcttccaatggtgcgactgctgtcggcatacaaagattatccaacttgaataaatgcttggaggtaaggacgacagcagtggtgtagtctatggCGATATGGATGTCACttattattatctacagagcatgtcgatgtgaatcacactcctgctctctcatttagctatttgcgcctttCGGATTGTgattgttgtggatggctgttcacaaatctaaatgtatatttgaacccaataatggttgaattcaagatgtttaagctgcctatcaatcattgtttttgaaacaagtggacagccagtgaaaaatgcgctcttgcaacagctgcatagtgggGATCCCAGCCTATCGAATAAAAGTGgagcttttattgctcaatctaattcatgctgataaaataAATGAATCCATTGGGCTAATGGACACATGCTGAAACTagcacacttttgatagacttaaaggggcaatctgtagttgctacatctgTTTTTGGGACTTAATTTcacctcatgagcttagttcaactgtcagcCTCCACTGTCACACTCCACACTCCGTGAGGTTGGGCACTGCTGTTGAGCAATTatgcctggcttgcagtcggcgttccaattcatcctaaaggtgttcgatggggttcaggtcaggggtctgtgcaggccagtcaagttcttccacaccaatctcggcaaaccatttctgtatggacctgaaCCCCAtcgggggtattgtcatgctgaaacaggaaagggccttccccaaactgttgccacgaagttggaagcacagaatcatctaaaataccattgtatgctgtagcgttaagatttcccttcactggaactaagaggcctagtccgaaccatgaaaaacagccccagactattattcctcctccaccaaactttactgaAGTTCGCTAGAGAGCATtttgatgatccagaagaagattgggagaatgtcatatggtcaaatgaaaccaaaatataacattttggtaaacactcaactcgtcgtgtttggaggacaaagaatgctgagtcgcatccaaagaacaccatacctactgtgaaacatgggggtggaaacatcatactttggggctgtttttctgcaaagggaccaggacgactgatccatgtaaaggaaagaatgaatggggccatgtatcgtgagattttgagtgaaaacctccttccgtcagcaagggcattgaagatgaaacgtggctgtgtctttcagcatgacaatgatcccaaacacaccacccgggcaacgaaggagtggcttcataagaagcatttcaaggtcctggagtggcctagccagtctccagatctcaaccccatagaaaatctttggagggagttgaaagtctgtgttgcccagcaacagccccaaaacatcactgctctagaggagatctgcatggaggaatgggccaaaataccagcaacagtgtgtgaaaaccttgtgaagacttacagaaaacatttgacctctgtcattgccaacaatgggtatataacaaagtattgagataaacttgtgttattgaccaaatacttattttccaccataatttgcaaataaattaataaaaaatcctacaatgtgattttctggatttttttcttctcattttgtctgtcatagttaaagtgtacctatgatgaaaattacaggcctctctcatctttttaagtgggagaacttgcacaattggtggctgactaaatacttttttgccccacagtaCATGTCCTGGAAAAGTTGACAGATCTTGTAACTATTAACTTTGATAGAAAACTTAGCTAAATAGATAGAATCTTGAAACCGTGGAGAGAGAAACACCTATCCATTTAGAGGTAGATTACCCTGGTTAATTATTTAGTGATTTCTCAGTTTACGTATTTATTCATGGCTCTACCAACTCCATGAGAATCCTTTTTCAAATCATGCAAGAAAAAATATTTCTCTTTTTTTGGAATGGCAAACTAGATAAAGTTAAACAAGATTATTTATATAACAAGCATGAGTTTGGAGGATTAAAACTATTCAATATTAAGGCAATTAAACCTCTCTCCATTGTACTGAAATTGTACCTAAATCCAAACTGGTCTTCCAACAAGCTACTAAGAGATTTGGGCTCTGCCTTTTTGTAGATTAAAACCCTCACATTTTGGATTGACAATGGGTCCTCCTTTTTAAATTAAGTTATTGGCTATAATTTAAATGTCATCCTCCAGAAAAGACCGATCTAATATTAAAGGCAATTAAAATGGCTAATCTTCAATGTACTGATagagaaaaaaaacaagtgtTTCTTAGGTAAAATGTACAAGAAGAGTATAATATTTATGAAGTTCGGTAAAATTGTCATACAAGCAACTAAGAACAGTGTATGGAGTTGTATGCACAATACAAAATTATAACCAACTCATAAAAGTCTAAAGTTCTACCATATAATTGGAATCGACAATTCCTTTAAGAAGAAAATAATCAATTAGTCTGTCTGCCACCCATTAAAAATCAAATAATGGCTTAAAATTATTAGTATGAATTGAAAAATTTATCAGTCTCACTTAGTCAAAAGGTTTGACAGATTGATGTATAAAATTCAAGTCCGTTGGGAACAGGTCTTTGAGGTCCCAACACCTTGGCATTGGGCTTATAAACGGATATATAAAACAACAATTGACACATCAATCCATTAGTTTCAATTGAAATTATTACGGTATATAAAATACTTGCTATAAACTGAATCAATACAGCATATTTTTCTGGTACTGTCCATCGCTGGCTCGCTTTTGGAGTAAGGTCCAGGAATGGTTGTTATGTCATAATATCAGAGTTCAGATGGACCTGCAAACTGTGTTGCCAGGAGATCTGAAAAAACACGACCAATCAATGGGAAATATCATTATACTCTTGGGTAAAGTATTTATTTTTAGGGCAACATTGGAAGAAGTGTTACAGATAGGGAGGTTCAGGACCCTCATAAGACATCACAGTAAAATGGAGGGATGTATTGCAAAAAGAAAAATGGCATTACACTAGGAAAGATGGGTTAATCTGTGGACATCAGCGGGTTGGAGTTAAAATCAGAATAGCATTATCCTGGGAAAGATGGGTTAATCTGTGGACATCGGCGGGTTGGAGTTAAAATCAGAATAGCATTATCCTGGGAAAGATGGGTTAATCTGTGGATATCGGCGGGTTGGAGTTAAAATCAGAATAGCATTATCCTGGGAAAGATGGGTTAATCTGTGGACATCGGCGGGTTGGAGTTAAAATCAGAATAGCATTATCCTGGGAAAGATGGGTTAATCTGTGGACATCGACGGGTTGTAGTTAAAATCAGAATAGAATTATCCTGGGAAAGATGGGTTAATCTGTGGACATCGGCGGGTTGGAGTTAAAATCAGAATAGCATTATCCTGGGAAAGATGGGTTAATCTGTGGACATCGGCGGGTTGGAGTTAAAATCAGAATAGCATTATCCTGGGAAAGATGGGTTAATCTATGGACATCGGCGGGTTGGAGTTAAAATCAGAATAGCATTATCCTGGGAAAGATGGGTTAATCTGTGGACATCGGCGGGTTGGAGTTAAACTCGGAATGAATGGTGGATTGGTCGCTGTGGGTGAAAATCCAACACTTGCAGAAAGagaatattaggaacaccttcctaatattgagttgcaccccctttttccctcagaacagcctcaattcgtcagggcatggactctacaaggtgtcgaaagtgttccacagggatgctggcccatgttgactccaatgcttcccacagttgtgtcaagttggatggatgtcctttgggtggtggacaattcctgatacacacgggaaactgttgagtgtgaaaaacccagcagcattgtagttcttgacacactcaaaccagtgtgcctggcacccattaccataccccgttcaaagacacttaaatattttcaTGCCCATTCACCCTAtgaacggcacacacacacacaatacatctcaattgtctcaaggtaaaaaataaaaaaaatgtattacctgtttcctccccttcatctacactgattgaagtggatttaacaagtgacgtcaataagggatcatagctttcaccttgtcagtctatgtcatggaaagagcaggtgttcctaatgatgtgtacactcaatgtacagtatgtataattTAAATACATGCACCGTATTTGTGAGCGGAAATCGCTgtaagtagcagtagaagtattGTTGTTCATTCGTTTACTCCAATCAGAGGAGGAATGGTAGGGTTAGAGAAAATAAATGATGTAGAAAACATTTCATAAAATAAGGGGGATTCGAAATGATGCAAACAGTTACATTGATAGAACCCCTGGAATACCACAGTTGATCTACGAGTTGATTATGAGCTAACGTTACCTAGCAGGAATCAAACCTGTCTTCATGTGCACCACATATCTGCCTCACATTTACACATTAGGGAGAGGTTATGTATTTAGCTAGTTACATCAATGTATCATAGCCTAGTATCATTGCGATAGGCAATCAAATaatgacatgtagctagctagctataaacAAAATGTAGCAATTTACCAACAACATTCCAGTCTCAGGTTTGACGGTAAACAGCCCAAGTAGAAGCTAGTTGGATGTAAATCCATAATCTGCACTTCTCAAAATTGTTGAACAACTTTATGGAAAGCCATTTGTACTAGAATAGCTATTTTCCAAGTTTGTTTTGCGTGACCTGTGCCCCGGGTGCACGGGGTTCGCTCTATTTTTACCATTCCATTGGTCCTCCTAAGTAGAGGTCTTCACCCGCCTGGGGCACCGAGCCATGGAAATCGAACTCGCGCAGTCTTCTCACAGAAAACACTGCACCTCAATCTGTTAATAGGCAAAATAGGACATGAATTGTTCACATGATTGCAATACAAACGAAACCCTCAAGTACAGTAAGTCATGTCACATTCTCTAACCAAATTCCATTTGGGATGAGACTTCATTAACCAAAATTAtactatttacactttgtagttaATTTGGAAACTAACAAATGTTTCTGACTCATGTCGCTGCCGTAGACCGTTTTCAAAAAGAGAAGTTGGTTTTCAAGGGCAGAGATGACATTTGAGCTCAAACTATGTAGTTACGCTATGAACACAAAACATTTAGTCCTAATGAGGAAACACATTTACAAGTATGTCACTAATGTGTTGTAAACAATTTCATCTCATT containing:
- the si:ch211-210p4.6 gene encoding malignant fibrous histiocytoma-amplified sequence 1 homolog isoform X1 produces the protein MSRPNGTVQTKKDWDLSGRKLKSVPPILLEHANEVRRLDLQRNKLRQLNWISNLVNLRELNLSRNELVDFPLEFRSLKLLERLYMNQNNIKVIPEDVFPHLGKLQFLKLSTNRLAKLPVDLSQCHSLSYLNLSNNCLKDIQALVRLPKLKELFVERNSLTELPAQLFQKGNSELTLFKATGNPLRTPPEEVCDGGVRDIQSYFTMMEEEGPDTHTTAWTVKTMFLGSSMAGKSTLCRSLKQGGPVKVDEEDRTEGIEISEMDMEGIRFLFWDFAGQEEYYLTHHVFITPRALVILAVDLARYNMEDPQSYKEKVCFWINNIQLRVPASVVLLVGTHCDQCQDQDEVMEKKRHIEENVRVMLKERKEVLQLQQENLKGNTDPSLFSEQMSELDRLMEYHLQVLELVPIDCTMHEDIVKLKEHIVRHILTKDTFPCAERTLPKSYKEVESVIHVLVEQNQIPQHGIVSFDDLLSDLILHLELGEENVHSILRYLHRIGIIVWYEEIPALKDRVFVQPSFLISLFKTIVRHDLVKQMEAIPRDELRKEGNLLVHRGTWVDDFKEKGTLHNAATRILVRRELRRLRLDDEDLVEEVVGSRTKEGTLLSLLQHFEVCLPAKVGSPLNPAAPEFKPGEKQWKSSNLARGHLDGACLFPSYLQDNQMVVQMWGEDKLDDINVCVYFLPEIPHGFFHRLIIKTCSLYPTHWIGKDHCLLSSGDKLVLMRENNKDGDNEDGDQHIQIRCKRPETSEFRRSWDLFLSVMKKLVELSRQWPGLSQHVHTPL
- the si:ch211-210p4.6 gene encoding malignant fibrous histiocytoma-amplified sequence 1 homolog isoform X2, producing the protein MNQNNIKVIPEDVFPHLGKLQFLKLSTNRLAKLPVDLSQCHSLSYLNLSNNCLKDIQALVRLPKLKELFVERNSLTELPAQLFQKGNSELTLFKATGNPLRTPPEEVCDGGVRDIQSYFTMMEEEGPDTHTTAWTVKTMFLGSSMAGKSTLCRSLKQGGPVKVDEEDRTEGIEISEMDMEGIRFLFWDFAGQEEYYLTHHVFITPRALVILAVDLARYNMEDPQSYKEKVCFWINNIQLRVPASVVLLVGTHCDQCQDQDEVMEKKRHIEENVRVMLKERKEVLQLQQENLKGNTDPSLFSEQMSELDRLMEYHLQVLELVPIDCTMHEDIVKLKEHIVRHILTKDTFPCAERTLPKSYKEVESVIHVLVEQNQIPQHGIVSFDDLLSDLILHLELGEENVHSILRYLHRIGIIVWYEEIPALKDRVFVQPSFLISLFKTIVRHDLVKQMEAIPRDELRKEGNLLVHRGTWVDDFKEKGTLHNAATRILVRRELRRLRLDDEDLVEEVVGSRTKEGTLLSLLQHFEVCLPAKVGSPLNPAAPEFKPGEKQWKSSNLARGHLDGACLFPSYLQDNQMVVQMWGEDKLDDINVCVYFLPEIPHGFFHRLIIKTCSLYPTHWIGKDHCLLSSGDKLVLMRENNKDGDNEDGDQHIQIRCKRPETSEFRRSWDLFLSVMKKLVELSRQWPGLSQHVHTPL